Proteins encoded in a region of the Cupriavidus pauculus genome:
- a CDS encoding FAD-linked oxidase C-terminal domain-containing protein, whose product MNAPQDAQTLMKDAPDAEQRRAALLAGLARILPDTAILWKSEDTVPYECDGLAAYRQVPDAVVLPDTEDQVCEVLRLCHKLGVPVVPRGSGTSLSGGAMPIAGGLVLSLAKFKRIVKVDPRSRTAVVQPGVRNLAISEAAAPFNLYYAPDPSSQIACSIGGNVGENSGGVHCLKYGLTVHNVLRVRGVTMEGDVVVFGSEAPDAPGLDLLAAVIGSEGMLAVVTEVTVRLIPKPQLAQVIMASFDDVEKGGNAVADVIAAGIIPAGLEMMDRPATAAVEEFVHAGYDVEAAAILLCESDGTPEEVAEEIERMSEVLRASGATRITVSQSEAERLRFWSGRKNAFPAAGRISPDYYCMDGTIPRKHIGTLLKRIEQMEPKYGLRCINVFHAGDGNMHPLILFNGEDQDEWHRAELFGADILESCVELGGTVTGEHGVGVEKLNSMCVQFSPAEREAFFGVKAAFDPARLLNPDKAIPTLARCAEYGKMHVKRGLLPHPDLPRF is encoded by the coding sequence ATGAACGCCCCGCAAGATGCCCAGACACTGATGAAGGACGCGCCCGACGCCGAGCAGCGCCGCGCGGCCCTGCTCGCCGGCCTCGCGCGCATCCTGCCCGACACCGCGATCCTGTGGAAATCCGAAGACACGGTGCCGTACGAATGCGACGGTCTCGCGGCCTACCGGCAGGTGCCCGATGCCGTGGTGCTCCCCGATACCGAGGATCAGGTCTGCGAAGTGCTGCGCCTGTGCCACAAGCTCGGCGTGCCCGTGGTGCCGCGCGGCTCGGGCACGAGCCTCTCGGGCGGCGCGATGCCGATCGCCGGCGGCCTCGTGCTGTCGCTCGCGAAGTTCAAGCGCATCGTCAAGGTCGATCCGCGCTCGCGCACGGCCGTGGTCCAGCCCGGCGTGCGCAATCTCGCGATCTCCGAGGCGGCCGCGCCGTTCAATCTGTACTACGCGCCCGATCCTTCGTCGCAGATCGCCTGCTCGATCGGCGGCAACGTCGGCGAGAACTCGGGCGGCGTGCACTGCCTCAAGTACGGCCTGACCGTGCATAACGTATTGCGCGTGCGCGGCGTGACCATGGAAGGCGATGTCGTGGTGTTCGGCTCGGAAGCGCCGGACGCGCCGGGGCTCGATCTGCTGGCCGCGGTCATCGGCTCCGAGGGCATGCTCGCGGTGGTGACCGAGGTGACCGTGCGGCTGATCCCCAAGCCCCAGCTCGCGCAGGTGATCATGGCCAGCTTCGACGACGTGGAGAAAGGCGGCAATGCGGTCGCCGACGTGATCGCCGCCGGCATCATCCCGGCGGGGCTCGAGATGATGGACCGCCCGGCCACGGCCGCGGTGGAAGAGTTCGTGCACGCGGGCTACGACGTCGAGGCCGCCGCGATCCTGCTGTGCGAGTCCGATGGCACGCCCGAAGAGGTGGCCGAGGAAATCGAGCGCATGAGCGAGGTGCTGCGCGCCTCGGGCGCGACGCGCATCACGGTGTCGCAGAGCGAAGCCGAGCGGCTGCGCTTCTGGAGCGGCCGCAAGAACGCGTTTCCGGCCGCGGGCCGCATCTCGCCCGACTACTACTGCATGGACGGCACGATTCCGCGCAAGCACATCGGCACGCTGCTCAAGCGCATCGAGCAGATGGAGCCCAAGTACGGGCTGCGCTGCATCAACGTGTTCCATGCGGGCGACGGCAACATGCATCCGCTGATCCTGTTCAATGGCGAAGATCAGGACGAGTGGCACCGCGCGGAACTGTTCGGCGCCGATATCCTCGAGTCCTGCGTCGAACTCGGCGGCACGGTCACGGGCGAGCATGGCGTGGGCGTCGAGAAGCTCAATTCGATGTGCGTGCAGTTCTCGCCCGCGGAACGCGAGGCGTTCTTCGGCGTGAAGGCCGCGTTCGATCCGGCGCGCCTGCTCAATCCGGACAAGGCGATTCCCACGCTCGCGCGCTGCGCCGAGTACGGAAAGATGCATGTGAAGCGCGGACTGTTGCCTCACCCTGACCTGCCGCGTTTCTGA
- a CDS encoding PilT/PilU family type 4a pilus ATPase, giving the protein MLDRDSASKYINDLLELMVNNRGSDLFITSDFPPAIKVDGKITPVSQQPLNPTQALGLVRSIMNERQVQEFDNSSECNFAITAPNAGRFRVSAFVQQGKAGMVVRTINTRIPSVEDLDLPESLHDIVMAKRGLVIVTGATGSGKSTSLAAMLDYRNAHSYGHIITIEDPIEYVHAHQNCIITQREVGIDTESWHVALKNTLRQAPDVILIGEIRDRDTMEYAMQYAETGHLCLATLHANNANQAIDRIVNFFPEEKRQQLLIDLSLNLKAMISQRLLPRAGQKGRVPAVEIMIGTPMVADLIFKGEIHELKEVIKKSREQGMISFDQALFELYEAEKIAYEDALKNADSLNDLRLMIKLHSKRHRDTDIAAGTEHLNVI; this is encoded by the coding sequence ATGCTCGATCGAGATTCCGCTTCGAAGTACATCAACGACCTGCTGGAACTGATGGTCAACAACCGCGGCTCGGACCTGTTCATCACGTCCGATTTCCCGCCGGCCATCAAGGTCGATGGCAAGATCACGCCGGTTTCCCAGCAGCCGCTGAACCCGACGCAGGCGCTGGGCCTCGTGCGCTCGATCATGAACGAGCGGCAGGTGCAGGAGTTCGACAACTCGAGCGAATGCAACTTCGCGATCACGGCACCGAATGCGGGCCGCTTCCGCGTGTCGGCATTCGTGCAGCAGGGCAAGGCCGGCATGGTCGTGCGGACGATCAACACGCGCATTCCATCGGTGGAGGATCTGGACCTGCCCGAGTCGCTGCACGACATCGTGATGGCGAAGCGCGGCCTCGTGATCGTGACCGGTGCGACGGGCTCGGGCAAATCGACGTCGCTCGCGGCCATGCTCGACTACCGCAATGCGCATTCGTACGGCCATATCATCACGATCGAGGATCCGATCGAGTACGTGCACGCGCACCAGAACTGCATCATCACGCAGCGCGAGGTCGGCATCGATACCGAGTCGTGGCACGTGGCGCTGAAGAACACGCTGCGGCAGGCACCCGATGTGATCCTGATCGGCGAAATCCGCGATCGCGACACGATGGAGTACGCGATGCAGTACGCGGAAACGGGCCACCTGTGCCTGGCCACGCTGCACGCGAACAATGCCAACCAGGCGATCGACCGGATCGTCAACTTCTTCCCCGAGGAGAAGCGCCAGCAGCTGCTGATCGATCTGTCGCTGAACCTCAAGGCCATGATCTCGCAGCGCCTGCTGCCGCGCGCGGGCCAGAAGGGCCGCGTGCCCGCGGTGGAGATCATGATCGGCACCCCGATGGTGGCGGACCTGATCTTCAAGGGCGAGATCCACGAGCTCAAGGAAGTCATCAAGAAGTCCCGCGAGCAGGGCATGATCTCGTTCGACCAGGCGCTGTTCGAACTCTACGAGGCGGAGAAGATCGCCTACGAGGACGCGCTCAAGAACGCGGACTCGCTCAACGATCTGCGGCTCATGATCAAGCTCCACAGCAAGCGGCATCGCGATACCGACATCGCCGCGGGCACCGAACACCTCAACGTGATCTGA
- a CDS encoding Dps family protein, producing MAKKNEMSVNIGISDKDRKKIAEGLSKLLADTYTLYLKTHNFHWNVTGPMFNTLHLMFETQYTELALAVDAIAERIRALGYPAPGTYKEYAKLSSIPEEEGVPEATEMIRKLVEGQEAVVRTARSLFPAIDAAGDEPSADLLTQRMQTHEKTAWMLRAMLA from the coding sequence ATGGCAAAGAAGAACGAGATGAGCGTGAACATCGGTATTTCCGACAAGGACCGCAAGAAGATTGCTGAAGGGCTGTCGAAGCTGCTCGCGGATACGTACACCCTCTACCTCAAGACCCATAATTTCCACTGGAACGTGACGGGTCCCATGTTCAACACGCTGCATCTGATGTTCGAGACGCAGTACACGGAACTGGCACTGGCCGTCGACGCCATCGCCGAGCGCATTCGCGCGCTCGGTTACCCGGCACCGGGTACCTACAAGGAATACGCGAAGCTGTCGTCGATTCCCGAGGAAGAGGGCGTGCCCGAAGCCACCGAAATGATCCGCAAGCTGGTCGAAGGCCAGGAAGCCGTGGTGCGCACCGCGCGCTCGCTGTTCCCGGCGATCGACGCCGCCGGCGACGAGCCGTCGGCGGACCTGCTGACGCAACGCATGCAGACGCACGAGAAGACCGCGTGGATGCTGCGCGCGATGTTGGCCTGA
- a CDS encoding glutathione peroxidase, producing MRNVYQFEANALTGEPVSLSDFRGKVLLIVNTASECGFTPQYTGLQALHDVYGDRGFEVLGFPCNQFGKQEPGDAAQIGAFCESRFQVTFPLFAKIDVNGADAHPLYRWLTAEKPGVLGTQAIKWNFTKFLVRRDGTVFKRYAPTTKPEEIRGDIETLLADPGA from the coding sequence ATTCGTAACGTCTACCAATTCGAGGCGAATGCCCTGACGGGCGAACCGGTCTCGCTCTCCGACTTCCGCGGCAAGGTCCTGCTGATCGTCAATACGGCCAGCGAATGCGGCTTCACGCCGCAATACACGGGCCTGCAGGCGCTGCATGACGTATATGGCGACCGTGGCTTCGAGGTACTCGGCTTTCCGTGCAACCAGTTCGGCAAGCAGGAGCCAGGCGATGCCGCGCAGATCGGCGCGTTCTGCGAATCGCGTTTCCAGGTCACCTTTCCGCTGTTCGCGAAGATCGACGTCAATGGCGCCGACGCGCATCCGCTCTATCGCTGGCTGACCGCCGAGAAGCCCGGCGTGCTCGGCACGCAGGCCATCAAGTGGAATTTCACCAAATTCCTCGTGCGCCGGGACGGCACCGTCTTCAAACGCTACGCCCCGACGACCAAGCCCGAGGAAATCCGCGGCGATATCGAGACGCTGCTCGCCGACCCGGGCGCCTGA
- the glcE gene encoding glycolate oxidase subunit GlcE encodes MEAILDDFRAAIRAANETRTPLRLRGGGSKDFYGQTLAGSVLDTTAYKGIVDYDPAELVITARCGTPLTEIEAALADCRQMLAFEPPHFCAPGLATLGGAVAAGLSGPRRQSAGALRDFVLGAQLMDGHGQVMSFGGQVMKNVAGYDVSRLLAGSLGTLGIILEVSLKVMPVPFGDATLRFAASQQDALDRLNTWGGQPLPVAASVWHDGVLHVRLSGATAAIRSACEKLGGERVHEAEAVALWHTLREQSHPFFAPAHDGAALWRIATPTTAPILPLPGAQLVEWGGGQRWWIAPADAGDSAAEAVRAAAQAVGGHATLFRNGNKDAGVFTPLASPLMAIHQRLKATFDPAGIFNPQRMYPGL; translated from the coding sequence ATGGAAGCGATTCTCGACGACTTTCGCGCGGCCATTCGCGCGGCCAACGAAACCCGTACCCCGCTGCGCCTGCGCGGCGGCGGCAGCAAGGATTTCTATGGCCAGACGCTGGCCGGCAGCGTGCTCGACACGACGGCCTACAAGGGCATCGTCGACTACGATCCGGCCGAACTCGTCATCACCGCGCGCTGCGGGACGCCGCTGACCGAGATCGAGGCCGCGCTGGCCGATTGCCGCCAGATGCTCGCCTTCGAGCCACCGCACTTCTGCGCGCCGGGCCTTGCCACGCTCGGCGGCGCCGTCGCGGCAGGCTTGTCCGGTCCGCGCCGCCAGTCGGCCGGCGCGCTGCGCGACTTCGTGCTCGGCGCGCAGCTGATGGACGGCCACGGCCAGGTCATGAGCTTCGGCGGGCAGGTCATGAAGAACGTGGCGGGCTACGATGTCTCGCGCCTGCTGGCAGGCTCGCTCGGCACGCTCGGCATCATCCTCGAGGTCTCGCTCAAGGTCATGCCGGTGCCGTTCGGCGATGCGACGCTGCGCTTCGCGGCCTCGCAGCAGGACGCACTCGATCGCCTCAATACGTGGGGCGGCCAGCCGCTGCCGGTGGCGGCATCGGTATGGCACGACGGCGTGCTGCACGTGCGCCTGTCCGGCGCCACCGCCGCGATCCGCTCGGCCTGCGAGAAGCTCGGGGGCGAACGCGTGCATGAAGCGGAGGCCGTGGCGTTGTGGCATACCCTGCGCGAACAATCGCATCCGTTCTTTGCGCCGGCGCACGATGGCGCGGCACTGTGGCGCATCGCCACGCCGACCACGGCGCCGATCCTGCCGCTGCCGGGCGCGCAACTGGTGGAATGGGGCGGCGGCCAGCGATGGTGGATCGCGCCCGCCGACGCCGGTGACAGCGCGGCCGAGGCCGTGCGCGCGGCCGCGCAGGCCGTCGGCGGCCATGCCACGCTGTTCCGCAACGGCAACAAGGACGCGGGCGTGTTCACGCCGCTTGCCTCGCCACTCATGGCCATCCATCAACGACTGAAGGCGACGTTCGATCCGGCCGGCATCTTCAACCCGCAACGCATGTATCCCGGTCTCTGA
- a CDS encoding YggS family pyridoxal phosphate-dependent enzyme, translated as MSVIAANLQAVTKRIAAATQQAGRDPSAVLLLAVSKTVSPAAVRAAFAAGQTAFGENYVQEGLDKIAALDDLRAQIQWHFIGPLQSNKTRPVAERFDWVHAIDRLKIAQRLSDQRPEGLPPLQVCIQVNISGEDSKSGVAPAEVLALAREIAALPRLRLRGLMAIPEAEDDPVAQRRPFAAMHALLATLREAGLDVDTLSMGMSGDMDAAIAEGATMVRIGTAIFGARPPKD; from the coding sequence ATGTCTGTAATCGCCGCCAACTTGCAAGCCGTGACAAAGCGCATCGCGGCGGCCACACAACAGGCTGGCAGAGACCCCTCCGCGGTGTTGCTGCTGGCCGTTTCCAAGACCGTTTCCCCTGCCGCCGTGCGGGCCGCCTTCGCGGCCGGACAGACCGCTTTCGGTGAAAACTATGTGCAGGAAGGACTGGACAAGATTGCCGCGCTCGACGATTTACGCGCACAAATCCAGTGGCATTTCATCGGCCCGCTGCAAAGTAACAAGACCCGGCCCGTCGCCGAACGATTCGACTGGGTTCACGCGATCGACCGCCTGAAAATCGCGCAGCGGCTGTCCGACCAGCGGCCCGAAGGCCTGCCGCCGCTGCAGGTCTGCATCCAGGTCAATATCAGCGGCGAAGACAGCAAGAGCGGGGTCGCCCCCGCCGAGGTGCTGGCGCTCGCGCGGGAGATCGCGGCCCTGCCGCGGCTGCGGTTGCGCGGGCTGATGGCGATTCCCGAAGCCGAGGACGATCCGGTTGCGCAGCGGCGGCCATTCGCGGCCATGCATGCGCTGCTGGCCACGCTGCGCGAAGCCGGCCTCGACGTGGACACGCTCTCGATGGGCATGTCCGGCGACATGGACGCCGCGATCGCCGAAGGCGCCACGATGGTGCGCATCGGCACGGCCATCTTCGGCGCGCGGCCGCCGAAGGACTGA
- the glcF gene encoding glycolate oxidase subunit GlcF → MQTTLAEFLRDTPEGEEAKSIVGKCVHCGFCTATCPTYQLLGDELDGPRGRIYLMKQMLEGHPVTESTRLHLDRCLTCRNCESTCPSGVRYGRLVDIGRKVVDDVLADAGVERPANERFKRWALRESLTRPALFRPALRMGQLVRPLLPQTLRNKVPAAAKMAAPGKWPTATHARKMLLLEGCVQPAMSPNINPATARVLDRLGVQTVVAREAGCCGAIRFHTGDHAGGLDNMRANIDAWWPHIQAGVEAIVMNASGCGAMVKDYGHLLRDDPAYAERAARVSELTRDISEILPAFSDELHRLAGAVPRSSRRIAWHPPCTLQHGQQIRGKVEGLLTGLGIEVKLCADNHLCCGSAGTYSVLQPELSYRLRDDKLARLQATSPETIVSANIGCITHLQSGTDTPVMHWVELVDRMLG, encoded by the coding sequence ATGCAAACTACCCTGGCCGAATTCCTGCGCGACACGCCCGAGGGCGAGGAAGCCAAGTCGATCGTCGGCAAATGCGTGCACTGCGGTTTCTGCACGGCCACCTGCCCCACCTACCAGTTGCTCGGCGACGAGCTCGACGGTCCGCGCGGCCGCATCTATCTGATGAAGCAGATGCTGGAAGGTCATCCCGTGACCGAATCCACGCGCCTGCACCTGGACCGCTGCCTGACCTGCCGCAACTGCGAATCCACATGTCCGTCGGGCGTGCGCTACGGCCGCCTCGTCGACATCGGCCGCAAGGTCGTCGATGACGTGCTGGCCGATGCCGGCGTCGAGCGGCCCGCGAACGAGCGCTTCAAACGGTGGGCATTGCGCGAGAGCCTGACGCGGCCCGCGCTGTTCCGCCCCGCGCTGCGCATGGGGCAACTCGTGCGGCCGCTGCTGCCGCAGACGCTGCGCAACAAGGTGCCGGCGGCGGCGAAGATGGCCGCGCCCGGCAAGTGGCCCACCGCCACGCATGCGCGCAAGATGCTGCTGCTGGAAGGCTGCGTGCAGCCGGCGATGTCGCCCAATATCAATCCCGCCACCGCGCGCGTGCTGGACCGCCTCGGTGTGCAGACCGTGGTCGCGCGCGAGGCAGGCTGCTGTGGCGCCATCCGCTTCCATACCGGCGATCACGCGGGCGGCCTCGACAACATGCGCGCCAATATCGACGCATGGTGGCCGCATATCCAGGCCGGCGTCGAAGCCATCGTGATGAACGCGTCCGGCTGCGGGGCGATGGTCAAGGACTACGGCCATCTGCTGCGCGACGATCCGGCGTATGCCGAGCGCGCGGCGCGTGTGTCCGAACTCACGCGCGATATCTCCGAGATCCTGCCCGCGTTCTCCGACGAACTGCACCGGCTGGCCGGTGCCGTCCCGCGCAGCAGCCGGCGCATCGCGTGGCATCCGCCGTGCACGCTGCAGCATGGCCAGCAGATTCGCGGCAAGGTGGAAGGCCTGCTCACGGGCCTCGGCATCGAGGTCAAGCTCTGCGCCGACAATCACCTGTGCTGCGGCTCGGCTGGCACGTACTCCGTGCTGCAACCCGAGCTGTCCTACCGGCTGCGCGACGACAAGCTCGCCCGGCTACAGGCGACGTCGCCCGAGACCATCGTGTCCGCCAATATCGGCTGCATCACGCATCTGCAGAGCGGCACCGACACGCCGGTGATGCACTGGGTGGAACTCGTGGACCGGATGCTCGGCTAG
- a CDS encoding LysR substrate-binding domain-containing protein — MASVFHRVPPLHLLIAFEAAARLGSFARAAEELSVTPSAVSHRIKNLEELWGEDLFVRSNAALRLTAAGARYQRNVQDALKSLNELARPEYNKMRTRLRVAIPPTFGRQHLVPRLPEFGALYPHIDLELHLAIPFVDVKAEDTDVEVRYGTGRYPDLRTTKLLVEPVFPACGREYYDRINGRSITKPADLHNLVLLRSPLEPWRPWFETAGLDWPEPQTGPQFNDIGLLLEAIASNQGVALVRQRMARQWLAAGQMVKLLDIESVSPHGYYIVEREQAPLKPEARYFVDWLLGLDW, encoded by the coding sequence ATGGCATCGGTTTTCCATCGCGTCCCGCCGCTGCACCTGCTGATCGCGTTCGAGGCCGCCGCGCGGCTGGGCAGCTTCGCGCGCGCGGCCGAAGAACTGTCGGTGACACCCAGCGCCGTGTCGCACCGCATCAAGAACCTCGAGGAGCTCTGGGGCGAGGACCTGTTCGTGCGCTCCAACGCGGCGCTGCGGCTCACCGCGGCCGGCGCGCGCTACCAGCGCAACGTGCAGGATGCGCTCAAGTCCCTGAACGAGCTGGCCCGCCCCGAGTACAACAAGATGCGCACGCGCCTGCGCGTGGCCATTCCGCCCACGTTCGGGCGGCAGCACCTGGTGCCGCGCCTGCCCGAATTCGGCGCGCTCTACCCGCATATCGACCTCGAACTGCACCTGGCCATCCCGTTCGTGGACGTGAAGGCCGAGGACACCGACGTGGAGGTGCGCTACGGCACGGGCCGCTATCCGGACCTGCGCACCACGAAACTGCTCGTGGAGCCCGTATTTCCGGCCTGCGGGCGCGAGTATTACGACCGCATCAACGGGCGGTCGATCACGAAGCCCGCCGACCTCCATAACCTCGTGCTGCTGCGCAGTCCGCTCGAACCGTGGCGGCCGTGGTTCGAAACGGCGGGCCTCGACTGGCCGGAGCCGCAGACCGGGCCCCAGTTCAACGATATCGGCCTGCTGCTCGAGGCCATTGCGTCCAATCAGGGCGTAGCGCTCGTGCGCCAGCGCATGGCGCGCCAGTGGCTCGCGGCCGGCCAGATGGTGAAACTGCTCGATATCGAGTCCGTGTCCCCGCACGGCTACTACATCGTCGAGCGCGAGCAGGCGCCCCTCAAGCCCGAAGCGCGGTATTTCGTGGACTGGCTGCTGGGCCTCGACTGGTAA
- the proC gene encoding pyrroline-5-carboxylate reductase — translation MLDTLTFGFLGGGNMASALIGGLIARGVPAASIRVVDPFAEARERLARVFGVQTLEAPDAAFGGSDVLVLAIKPQQFHEAAAQLAPQMAARQGGGGLVISVAAGIRLEDMQRWFGGHARLVRAMPNTPALAGMGMTGLAAVAGLSAQDRDIATAVAEAVGQCIWVEGDAQIDAVTAISGSGPAYVFYFIEAMERAATELGLTAEQGRKLAVQTFRGAASLADQSTEPVATLRERVTSKGGTTYAALTTMDAGGIADVFVRAMHAAAARGKEMGAEFGRARSADENKAGNP, via the coding sequence ATGCTCGATACCCTTACCTTCGGCTTCCTCGGCGGCGGCAATATGGCGTCCGCGCTGATCGGCGGGCTGATCGCGCGCGGCGTGCCGGCCGCGTCCATTCGCGTGGTCGATCCGTTCGCCGAGGCGCGCGAGCGCCTGGCGCGCGTATTTGGCGTGCAGACGCTCGAGGCACCCGACGCGGCGTTCGGCGGCAGCGATGTACTGGTCCTCGCCATCAAGCCGCAACAATTCCATGAAGCGGCCGCGCAACTCGCGCCCCAGATGGCTGCGCGCCAGGGCGGCGGCGGTCTCGTGATCAGCGTGGCGGCCGGCATCCGGCTCGAGGACATGCAGCGCTGGTTTGGCGGCCATGCGCGCCTCGTCCGCGCGATGCCGAACACGCCGGCCCTCGCGGGCATGGGCATGACGGGCCTGGCCGCCGTGGCCGGGCTGTCCGCGCAGGACCGCGACATCGCGACCGCGGTCGCCGAAGCCGTGGGCCAGTGCATCTGGGTGGAGGGCGATGCGCAGATCGACGCCGTCACGGCGATCTCGGGCAGCGGCCCGGCCTACGTGTTCTATTTCATCGAGGCGATGGAGCGCGCGGCGACCGAACTCGGCCTGACCGCCGAACAGGGCCGCAAGCTCGCGGTGCAAACGTTCCGCGGCGCCGCGTCGCTCGCGGATCAGTCCACGGAACCGGTGGCCACGCTGCGCGAGCGCGTGACGTCGAAGGGCGGCACCACGTACGCGGCGCTGACGACGATGGATGCGGGCGGTATCGCGGACGTATTCGTGCGCGCGATGCATGCCGCGGCGGCACGCGGCAAGGAAATGGGGGCGGAATTCGGACGGGCGCGGAGCGCGGACGAGAATAAGGCCGGAAACCCGTAA
- a CDS encoding type IV pilus twitching motility protein PilT, whose amino-acid sequence MDIAQLLAFAVKNKASDLHLSADMPPMVRIHGDMRRINVAAMGHKDVHAMVYDIMSDSQRKSYEERLEVDFSFEIGGLSRFRVNAYNTQRGAAAVFRTIPSKVLTLDDLHAPAVFADLCMKPRGLVLVTGPTGSGKSTTLAAMVDHRNDNDMGHILTVEDPIEFVHNSKKSLINQRELGPHTHSFANALRSALREDPDVILVGELRDLETIRLALTAAETGHLVFATLHTSSAAKTIDRVVDVFPPEEKDMVRTMLSESLEAVISQTLLKTRDGNGRTAAHEIMIATPAIRHLIRENKIAQMYSMMQTSSGLGMQTLDQCLSDLIKRGMINYNDARAIAKNPDAFMG is encoded by the coding sequence ATGGACATCGCGCAGCTATTGGCTTTCGCCGTCAAGAACAAGGCGTCCGATCTCCACCTCTCGGCAGATATGCCGCCGATGGTGCGTATCCACGGCGACATGCGCCGTATCAACGTTGCGGCAATGGGGCACAAGGATGTCCACGCCATGGTGTACGACATCATGAGCGACTCGCAACGCAAATCCTATGAAGAGCGGCTCGAGGTCGATTTCTCGTTCGAGATCGGCGGCCTCTCGCGTTTCCGCGTCAACGCCTACAACACGCAGCGCGGCGCGGCGGCGGTATTCCGTACCATTCCCTCGAAGGTGCTTACGCTCGACGATCTGCATGCGCCCGCGGTATTCGCGGACCTGTGCATGAAACCGCGCGGCCTCGTGCTCGTGACGGGCCCGACCGGTTCGGGCAAGTCGACGACGCTCGCGGCGATGGTCGATCACCGCAACGACAACGACATGGGTCACATCCTCACGGTGGAGGACCCGATCGAATTCGTGCACAACTCGAAGAAGAGCCTGATCAACCAGCGCGAGCTCGGTCCGCATACGCATTCGTTCGCGAACGCGCTGCGCTCCGCGCTGCGTGAGGATCCGGACGTGATCCTCGTCGGCGAACTGCGCGACCTCGAAACGATCCGCCTCGCGCTGACCGCGGCCGAAACGGGCCACCTGGTCTTCGCGACGCTGCACACGAGCTCCGCCGCGAAGACGATCGACCGGGTCGTGGACGTGTTTCCGCCCGAGGAAAAGGACATGGTCCGCACGATGTTGTCGGAATCGCTCGAGGCCGTGATCTCGCAGACGCTGCTCAAGACGCGCGACGGCAATGGCCGGACCGCGGCGCACGAGATCATGATCGCGACGCCTGCCATCCGCCACCTGATTCGCGAGAACAAGATCGCGCAGATGTATTCGATGATGCAGACGAGCAGCGGGCTCGGCATGCAGACGCTCGACCAGTGCCTGTCGGACCTGATCAAGCGCGGCATGATCAACTACAACGACGCGCGGGCGATTGCGAAGAATCCCGACGCCTTCATGGGCTGA
- the ubiA gene encoding 4-hydroxybenzoate octaprenyltransferase, with protein MSQPAAAPHQPSRLALYARLIRIDKPIGTLLLLWPTLWALWMASDGVPDLGIFAIFFIGTFLMRSAGCAMNDWADRDFDKHVKRTKERPLTAGLIAGWEALAIAAALALVAFALIQPLNALTKWLSVIAVVLAGSYPFFKRFFAIPQAYLGIAFGFGMPMAYAAVQGSVPPVAWVMLAANAFWSVAYDTAYAMVDRDDDLLIGMKTSAITFGRFDVAAIMLCYAVFLITMAWVGVQLSLGWPYQAGVLAAVGCAIYHYTLIRGRDRMQCMTAFRHNNWLGACLFAGTALAYALK; from the coding sequence ATGTCCCAGCCCGCCGCCGCCCCCCACCAGCCCAGCCGCCTGGCGCTCTATGCCAGGCTGATCCGCATCGACAAGCCCATCGGCACGCTGCTGCTGCTGTGGCCGACGCTGTGGGCGCTGTGGATGGCCTCGGACGGCGTGCCCGACCTGGGCATCTTCGCGATTTTCTTTATCGGCACCTTTCTTATGCGTTCCGCGGGTTGCGCGATGAACGACTGGGCCGATCGCGACTTCGACAAGCACGTCAAGCGCACGAAGGAACGGCCGCTGACGGCGGGCCTGATCGCCGGATGGGAAGCGCTGGCCATTGCCGCGGCGCTCGCGCTCGTGGCGTTCGCGCTGATCCAGCCGCTCAACGCGCTGACCAAATGGCTGTCGGTGATTGCGGTGGTGCTGGCTGGCAGCTATCCGTTCTTCAAGCGATTCTTCGCGATTCCGCAGGCATACCTCGGTATCGCGTTCGGGTTTGGCATGCCGATGGCCTATGCGGCCGTGCAGGGTTCGGTGCCGCCGGTGGCATGGGTGATGCTGGCCGCCAATGCGTTCTGGTCGGTGGCTTACGACACCGCGTATGCGATGGTCGATCGCGACGACGACCTGCTGATCGGCATGAAGACGTCGGCCATCACGTTCGGCCGCTTCGACGTGGCCGCGATCATGCTGTGCTACGCGGTGTTCCTCATCACGATGGCGTGGGTCGGTGTCCAGCTCTCGCTGGGCTGGCCGTATCAGGCCGGCGTGCTCGCCGCGGTCGGCTGCGCGATCTATCACTACACGCTGATTCGCGGGCGCGACCGCATGCAGTGCATGACCGCGTTTCGCCATAACAACTGGCTCGGTGCCTGCCTCTTTGCCGGCACCGCGCTGGCCTATGCACTGAAATAA